The Victivallaceae bacterium genome contains a region encoding:
- a CDS encoding TraR/DksA family transcriptional regulator, whose translation MRLSRDEILTFKTRLEDMKFKLTHTLEGNAQEVKKPNEATGYSQHQADQGTDTFDRTISLEVTTKEYELLRQINRALEKIEDNTYGICDVSGEPIPLARLMAIPYATMTVKSQEQYEKGLLGEYN comes from the coding sequence ATGCGTTTATCCAGAGACGAAATTTTAACATTCAAAACACGCCTTGAAGACATGAAGTTTAAATTGACGCATACGTTGGAAGGCAATGCTCAAGAAGTCAAAAAACCGAATGAAGCAACGGGATATTCTCAACATCAAGCCGATCAAGGAACGGATACTTTCGATCGAACAATCAGTCTTGAAGTAACTACGAAAGAATATGAATTATTAAGACAAATCAATCGTGCATTGGAAAAGATAGAAGACAACACATATGGGATTTGTGACGTTAGCGGAGAACCTATTCCTTTGGCCCGTTTAATGGCCATACCCTATGCTACAATGACTGTGAAATCTCAGGAGCAATATGAAAAAGGACTTCTGGGCGAATACAACTAA
- a CDS encoding class I SAM-dependent methyltransferase — MNPCEYTLLDSGDGKKLERFGEIVLLRPGPCALWDPLYHYSTRSDIDAEFVRNGEAGVWKTIKKELKEWTFEMFDVRFRLKLTPFGHIGFFPEHSRFWGDVRNVVTPKDNILNLFAYTGGISLVSVMSGGRVTHVDASKSAIRWARVNFDLNGFRDHDVFWILDDVMVFIERELRRGKKYEVIIADPPTYGRGVNGETFKIEKDLKRLIRNGALLLSENAKLFLITSHTPGHTPLMLERLLRDYMSETLLNEGKVESGEVSLGCDANRLPVGVYVKWTR; from the coding sequence TTGAATCCATGTGAATATACATTGCTTGATAGCGGTGACGGAAAAAAACTAGAGCGATTCGGGGAGATCGTATTATTAAGACCCGGTCCTTGCGCTTTATGGGATCCGTTGTATCATTATTCGACACGCTCCGATATTGATGCGGAATTTGTCAGAAACGGAGAAGCTGGGGTTTGGAAAACAATAAAAAAAGAGTTGAAAGAATGGACATTTGAGATGTTCGATGTTCGTTTCCGGCTGAAGTTGACTCCGTTTGGTCATATAGGATTTTTTCCCGAGCATTCTCGGTTTTGGGGAGATGTTCGAAATGTTGTAACTCCGAAAGACAATATACTGAATTTATTTGCTTACACCGGAGGAATTTCTCTGGTAAGCGTTATGTCCGGAGGGAGGGTGACACATGTCGATGCTTCCAAATCGGCGATTCGTTGGGCGAGGGTTAATTTCGATTTGAACGGATTTCGGGATCATGACGTTTTTTGGATTCTTGATGATGTTATGGTATTTATCGAAAGAGAATTGCGAAGAGGAAAAAAATATGAAGTGATTATTGCGGATCCTCCGACATACGGCAGAGGGGTCAATGGAGAAACCTTCAAGATAGAAAAAGATTTAAAGCGATTGATTCGAAACGGAGCTTTATTATTATCGGAAAATGCAAAATTATTTTTGATAACTTCTCATACTCCGGGTCACACTCCTTTGATGTTAGAACGATTGTTGAGAGATTATATGAGCGAGACCTTATTGAATGAAGGGAAAGTGGAATCGGGAGAAGTTTCTCTGGGATGTGATGCCAATAGATTGCCTGTTGGAGTTTATGTTAAATGGACACGTTAA
- a CDS encoding RNA methyltransferase, with translation MDTLKIITSIKHPLLREPIHLKKWRGRDENGKFLVEGHREILRAVERDFFPEKVFVSVPISLKKEHAELIALLADCNIPLTYCSSDVIDKLSCRDNSDGFLGIFKEKKLTIEDFFLESRQKGLPFYLIIEGVEKPGNIGAILRSADAAGVTGIFFCDMVVDLYNPNIIRSSLGTIFSVPVIEMISTKAYKLLKEKKIKIITTSPQGNISYSAMDYSEPLALVFGSEKDGVTGFWSKSSDEIIFIPMKGYADSLNVGMAVTVTLYEVLKQREK, from the coding sequence ATGGACACGTTAAAAATCATCACAAGCATTAAACATCCTTTATTGAGAGAACCCATTCATTTGAAAAAATGGCGGGGTAGAGACGAGAACGGAAAATTTTTAGTAGAAGGACACAGAGAGATATTAAGAGCCGTGGAAAGGGATTTCTTTCCGGAGAAAGTATTTGTTTCCGTTCCTATTAGTTTGAAAAAAGAGCATGCTGAACTTATTGCATTATTGGCCGATTGCAATATTCCTCTTACCTATTGTTCCTCAGACGTGATCGACAAGCTTTCTTGTAGAGATAATTCCGACGGTTTTCTCGGGATATTTAAAGAAAAAAAACTGACGATTGAAGATTTTTTCCTAGAATCAAGACAAAAAGGTTTACCGTTTTATTTGATTATCGAAGGAGTGGAGAAGCCTGGGAATATTGGAGCTATATTGAGATCGGCGGATGCAGCCGGAGTAACGGGTATTTTTTTCTGCGACATGGTGGTTGATTTGTACAACCCTAATATTATCAGGTCTTCCTTAGGTACTATTTTTTCCGTGCCCGTCATTGAGATGATATCGACCAAAGCTTATAAATTGCTTAAAGAAAAGAAAATTAAGATTATTACGACTTCTCCCCAAGGAAATATTTCTTATTCGGCAATGGATTATAGCGAACCTCTGGCGTTGGTTTTCGGATCGGAAAAAGACGGAGTGACGGGGTTTTGGTCGAAATCTTCGGACGAGATTATTTTCATACCTATGAAAGGCTATGCCGATTCTTTGAATGTAGGAATGGCAGTTACGGTTACTCTTTATGAGGTTTTAAAACAAAGAGAAAAATGA
- a CDS encoding signal peptidase II has protein sequence MKKDFWANTTKQPNGRLIKKFIMLFAILLTAFLLDFGSKIIIHNKLIQMPGFELTLLNLPKAFPLKAGFSIAYNTGAAFGWFSGCSLLLLIVRIFLISVMISYVFLRRSKNLFKLIPAILITGGAIGNVTDFFLYGHVIDFIKLGFSKFYFPVFNLADFFITVGFLWFVWGNAYHSEIAEGP, from the coding sequence ATGAAAAAGGACTTCTGGGCGAATACAACTAAGCAACCGAATGGTCGTCTAATAAAAAAATTTATTATGCTTTTTGCTATTTTACTTACCGCTTTTCTTTTGGATTTCGGTTCGAAGATAATTATTCATAACAAGTTAATTCAAATGCCGGGATTTGAATTAACTTTGTTGAATCTTCCTAAAGCATTTCCTCTGAAAGCCGGTTTTTCCATAGCTTATAATACCGGAGCAGCGTTCGGTTGGTTTTCCGGCTGTTCTCTATTGCTTTTGATTGTAAGAATTTTTCTTATATCCGTTATGATTTCTTACGTTTTTCTCAGAAGAAGCAAAAATCTTTTTAAACTGATTCCTGCAATTCTAATTACGGGAGGTGCCATCGGAAATGTTACGGATTTCTTTTTGTATGGTCACGTCATCGATTTTATAAAACTAGGATTTTCAAAATTTTATTTTCCGGTTTTTAATTTAGCCGATTTTTTTATAACTGTCGGATTTCTTTGGTTTGTCTGGGGAAATGCCTATCATTCCGAGATTGCCGAGGGGCCATAA
- the nrdR gene encoding transcriptional regulator NrdR, which yields MRCPFCSHKDLRVLDSRNAPETNAIKRRRECLKCNYRFTTFETPELHLQVLKKDGRYEAFEERKLINGLNAAAYHTKVSQEQVRKIVSYVKIDIMGQQIKEISTKEIGEIVMKYLKPIDMIAYIRFACVYRRFTDMGELRELMENLSDDASLSIENVEKQ from the coding sequence ATGAGATGTCCATTTTGCAGTCATAAAGACCTTAGAGTTCTTGATTCAAGGAATGCACCGGAAACAAACGCCATCAAAAGACGAAGAGAATGTCTGAAATGCAATTATCGATTTACTACCTTTGAAACTCCCGAACTTCATTTACAAGTTTTAAAAAAAGACGGTCGCTACGAAGCTTTTGAGGAAAGAAAATTAATTAACGGACTCAATGCTGCCGCTTACCATACGAAAGTCAGTCAAGAACAAGTAAGAAAAATCGTCTCTTATGTAAAAATCGATATCATGGGACAACAAATTAAGGAAATTTCTACCAAAGAAATCGGAGAAATAGTAATGAAATATCTAAAACCCATAGATATGATTGCTTATATTCGTTTCGCTTGCGTTTATCGTCGATTTACGGATATGGGGGAACTTCGCGAGCTTATGGAAAACCTGTCCGATGACGCATCGCTATCTATAGAAAATGTAGAAAAACAATAA
- a CDS encoding riboflavin synthase subunit alpha, whose translation MFTGIIRYQGVVIVSETHDTFSSLCLKVPPELFRTLSIGSSVAVNGVCLTVVSMNDGVIAFDLIPETLQRTVLSDLVVGDFVHIEASLCFGDEVGGHFLSGHVFGIGVITEIRGRSYFVRVGRDVIKYLFEKGFVAIDGVSLTVVQVDTKERIFQIDLIPETLRATLLGNKISGSRVNIEIDFMTQSAVDTVLRFLKTHSDMIL comes from the coding sequence ATGTTTACCGGAATCATCAGATATCAGGGAGTTGTGATCGTATCCGAAACTCACGACACTTTTAGCTCATTGTGTCTGAAAGTCCCTCCGGAATTGTTCCGAACTCTTTCGATAGGTTCCAGCGTCGCCGTCAACGGAGTTTGTTTGACCGTCGTTTCAATGAATGACGGAGTCATTGCTTTCGATTTAATCCCCGAGACTTTGCAAAGAACGGTTTTATCCGATTTGGTTGTCGGAGATTTCGTACATATTGAAGCGTCTCTTTGCTTCGGTGACGAAGTCGGCGGGCATTTTTTGTCCGGTCATGTTTTCGGTATCGGAGTGATAACGGAAATTCGAGGTCGTTCTTATTTCGTACGAGTGGGACGAGATGTGATAAAATATTTGTTTGAAAAAGGATTCGTAGCGATTGATGGGGTTAGTCTGACTGTCGTTCAGGTAGACACGAAAGAGAGGATTTTTCAGATTGATTTGATACCGGAAACCTTAAGAGCAACTCTTTTAGGTAATAAAATTTCTGGTAGTAGAGTTAATATCGAGATTGATTTTATGACGCAGAGTGCTGTGGATACCGTCCTTAGATTTTTAAAAACACATTCCGATATGATATTATGA